The Pseudochaenichthys georgianus chromosome 20, fPseGeo1.2, whole genome shotgun sequence genomic interval AATCCTTTGTGGAGAGGATTGTTTGTCTTGAGCCGTTTTTGTTTTTACTGCTCGCCTTCGTTTTTATTCATACCCGTCAGTTCTTCTGGTTCTCCTGATTCTCCAGGTTCTTTGCTGCTACATCCTGAAAAACAAATATTGTATTTAGAAAAAGCAAATAGCCTttatttttatgaattgaagtCAAATTGCTGCAATTGATAACAATAGtgatattcattataattatcatttgttttgtttatttctctTCATCTATAGAGGTATTTACCCATGTACATTTAACTCCAAGGAAATGGGGTTTGAAGCCTAAACTAAATTGCTGATTTATACAACTAATCTTTATCAAAATTAAAAGGATAAAACTGAATGCAGAATGtgatttcaccttttttctttttacagtaGACCAGCATACCAACAGCTACTGCAATAGCAATGGGTATAATCACTATGTATATTAGATTGGATACATTCCCTGAAAGAGAAAAAGAGTATATGTTATGCTTAAAATGTGCAAGAACATTTCAAATGTACTATTCTGTCTTATTTCTAATTTGTTCACTATCTTAAGTTGATTGCAACTTCTTTCTATTccttatttaaaaacatttgataaGTATGTTTCCTGCATTCCTgatattccaccattttggagctagAAATTCAAACCGGTGTGTTTTTGTTAAGTTCTTCCTCACACACTAGCTATGACTTCCTGACTTGGGATATCTTACCTTGACTGTGCTCTATCCTCAGGAAGGTGTTGGTCACGTATGTCCCCTCAGCAGTACGGAGCTCACATGTGTAGATCCCATCGTGATCTGTCGATAAATCCTTCAGTGTGAGGTTTCCGGACGGAGACACACTCTTCACCTGCTGCATCCACTCCTTCATCACTGACCCATCACTCACGATGATCTGACTGTGGTTGAACCTCCAGATGAGGCCTGTTGGAGGACTCTTTGAAGAGGTGCAGcgcattgttgtttcttttctgGAACCACTAAGAGAAGCTGAAATGAGAAAAcagtaaacaataacaaatgttttttccttATGTAACTTTGTTTTCCCAATGTAGTCTCTTTAGCAACACTTACTTTGCTTAAACAAAGTGGCGGCCATCTTGTTTCTGCCCGTGCTGACGGTGCAGTTGTACTCCACATCAGTAACTTTGACGTTCAGAGAACTGCTGATGTTATACAGCTTCTGCTCAGTCTGATGGACCGTGATGGTCTCGTTGGGCGGGGGATCAATGGACCAGGTGAGCTGGGGCTCAGGATAGATCCCCTCTGAGCTGCAGGTGATCTTATTTTCTGCTTGCTGAATGTCCACTTTAAGAACTGGAGCTGGAAGAACAAAAAAAGACGTCAAAAAGGATTTTCTTTATGTGTAATTTCTTTAGAGGTTGAAGTCATTTTAAAGGGGTGACATACGCTTATTTATTTCCACAAAAATCATATTTAAAACGTTTCTCTTTCTTATGTCAATATGGATTTTCAAGCAGGTCCATTTGTATTTGACAGCAGTTAAACAAGAGGACTGACATTTCAAAAGAAATAATTGCTAAAACGTGGTAAAAAATGAAATGGATAAAGAATTTAACAGGCcttttatttcacttttttctatagaattgttaaatatatattCATGGCTGATTTGCAATGAACATTGTAAGTTTCCCATAAGATTGTAAGACAAGAGACAAATGAAGGCCGTGACAACACcgtcaaaatgttactttattACAAAGGTTGAATCTAGGATTTTATGATCAACTGTAATTTGCACTATGAACAAGCTTTTAAAGCAAAACTATATGTCATTCCTTACAATATTTAACTAATTAATTTGAGGGAATTAAATAGCTATATTAAACATCTTAAAGTGCCTTTATAGTATTCACCCTTGAGCCTCTACTAACAAGCCGACCGATCAATACCGGTTACACACAGATATTTGTATTGCCTTATACTGGGTACAAAGAGTCGTTTTATGGCTTATAAAAAGTCATTAAAAAAGCCTGAGGAGTCACTGCTCATGCCAATAACCAAGTTTCTTCAAAACGAATCTGAAATGCATTGCatcatgattttttttttaaaaacactataatatatatatttaaaaaaatatttattaCGGTTATTTGCACATGCATTCATTTAGGATAAACTATGTGGATACATGGGGGTAAACTACCAAGATTTGATAACTATTTGAATACATTTCTCTCTCTCAAATGTCCCTTTATTTTGCTTTCATTGTGTGTTTTGCATATCAGCGCCGTGCTTTTCTTACAAAACTGTTGCACTAGTTTGATTTTCATTATCTACTGGATGACCTTATTCTCACAACCTTGAATGAATCTGTTCTTGTGGGAG includes:
- the hhla2b.2 gene encoding HERV-H LTR-associating protein 2 isoform X1, coding for MSMECFVFFGVLTFLLTTNRADVFTDALDCLLGESCVLPCSFQPGAEVIVHWIQLADSPAHSYYHDQDQLGHQNPRFRDRTSLFKNQISGGNASLLLSGVKVEDEGRYKCYTSTVDHNKETFIHLNVYAPVLKVDIQQAENKITCSSEGIYPEPQLTWSIDPPPNETITVHQTEQKLYNISSSLNVKVTDVEYNCTVSTGRNKMAATLFKQTSLSGSRKETTMRCTSSKSPPTGLIWRFNHSQIIVSDGSVMKEWMQQVKSVSPSGNLTLKDLSTDHDGIYTCELRTAEGTYVTNTFLRIEHSQGNVSNLIYIVIIPIAIAVAVGMLVYCKKKKGCSSKEPGESGEPEELTGMNKNEGEQ
- the hhla2b.2 gene encoding HERV-H LTR-associating protein 2 isoform X2 produces the protein MSMECFVFFGVLTFLLTTNRADVFTDALDCLLGESCVLPCSFQPGAEVIVHWIQLADSPAHSYYHDQDQLGHQNPRFRDRTSLFKNQISGGNASLLLSGVKVEDEGRYKCYTSTVDHNKETFIHLNVYAPVLKVDIQQAENKITCSSEGIYPEPQLTWSIDPPPNETITVHQTEQKLYNISSSLNVKVTDVEYNCTVSTGRNKMAATLFKQTSLSGSRKETTMRCTSSKSPPTGLIWRFNHSQIIVSDGSVMKEWMQQVKSVSPSGNLTLKDLSTDHDGIYTCELRTAEGTYVTNTFLRIEHSQGCSSKEPGESGEPEELTGMNKNEGEQ